Proteins from one uncultured Cohaesibacter sp. genomic window:
- a CDS encoding Ldh family oxidoreductase — protein MFDITRVYEVESLITFAREALEAVGLCETMSKTVASVLVEGDLLGHDTHGLALLPGYLASAREGGMALEGAPDILNERPVAALWDGRKLPGPWLITEGLRVAMEKAEYYGTFTLSIRNSHHTAGLVSYLKPVTDRGLIGLVMASDPTEQCVAPFGSCQPVLSTNPFAIGYPARGGAVMLDMSTSVTTNGMVKRLYNEKAQFAHDWLIDAEGNPSRDPAIRYARTPGAIMPLGGFDAGHKGTGLGMAVEALTHGLTGNGRHRNPQGWQNNVFIQVIDPAAFGGGDSFAMEAGFLGDAIRHSKAATANGPAPRVAGERALALRADRLLQGIPLSEGILAGLAEWAETLGLQMPQNS, from the coding sequence ATGTTCGATATAACACGTGTGTATGAGGTTGAATCCCTTATCACATTTGCCAGGGAAGCGCTGGAGGCCGTGGGGCTTTGCGAAACGATGAGCAAGACCGTGGCGTCAGTTCTGGTCGAGGGTGATTTGCTGGGGCATGATACGCACGGTCTGGCTCTCTTGCCCGGCTATCTGGCATCGGCGCGTGAAGGCGGGATGGCGCTTGAAGGAGCACCGGACATTCTGAATGAACGGCCAGTCGCAGCGCTCTGGGATGGACGCAAGCTGCCTGGACCTTGGTTGATCACCGAGGGTCTGCGAGTTGCCATGGAGAAAGCCGAATATTACGGCACCTTCACCTTGTCTATCAGGAATAGCCATCACACCGCAGGTCTGGTCTCCTACCTCAAGCCAGTCACTGATCGCGGTCTGATTGGGCTTGTCATGGCATCTGACCCTACCGAGCAATGTGTTGCGCCGTTTGGATCTTGCCAACCAGTGCTCTCCACCAATCCTTTCGCCATTGGCTATCCGGCCCGCGGGGGCGCGGTGATGCTTGATATGAGCACTTCGGTGACAACCAATGGCATGGTCAAACGTCTTTACAATGAGAAAGCCCAGTTTGCACATGACTGGCTGATTGATGCGGAGGGAAATCCGAGCCGCGACCCGGCCATTCGCTACGCTAGAACACCTGGTGCCATCATGCCGCTTGGCGGCTTTGATGCTGGGCACAAGGGTACGGGGCTTGGTATGGCAGTGGAAGCGCTAACGCACGGCCTTACTGGCAACGGGCGCCACCGCAATCCGCAAGGCTGGCAAAATAATGTCTTCATCCAAGTGATCGATCCGGCTGCCTTTGGCGGGGGCGACAGCTTTGCCATGGAAGCCGGGTTTCTGGGAGATGCTATTCGGCACAGCAAGGCCGCAACGGCCAACGGCCCAGCACCCAGAGTTGCCGGCGAGCGTGCTCTGGCCTTAAGGGCTGATCGCCTCTTACAGGGGATTCCGCTCTCGGAAGGCATTCTTGCCGGACTCGCCGAATGGGCCGAGACGCTCGGTCTTCAAATGCCCCAGAATAGTTGA